The Pseudomonas orientalis genome contains a region encoding:
- the kdpA gene encoding potassium-transporting ATPase subunit KdpA: MHSYDYWLIIAFFAVVLVPAPFLGRFYYKVMEGQRTWLTPVLGPVEKACYRLSGVDDQQEQSWQKYMLALLAFNLAGFVLLFAILLFQDYLPLNPQKLPGQEWTLAFNTAVSFMTNTNWQNYSGEASLSYLSQMVGLTVQNFVSAATGLAVLVALCRGIGRKSTATLGNFWVDMTRATLYGLLPLCLVLALFLVWQGVPQTFAHYVDAVTMQGVDQVIPLGPAASQIAIKQLGTNGGGFFGVNSAHPFEDPTAWANLFEVASIILIPVALVFTFGHYVKDLRQSRAILACMLALFLIGGATSLWSEYQPNPTLNNPAVEQTAPLEGKETRFGTTGTVLWSVTTTAASNGSVNGMQDSLNPLSGMVALVNMMVGEVIFGGVGAGMYGMLLNVLIAVFLAGLMIGRTPEYLGKKLQAKEVQLLVVTLLVMPVGVLVLGAIAASLPGPAGAISNPGPHGFSQLLYAYTSASANNGSAFGGFSGNTAFHNLMLGLGMLIGRFGYILPVLALAGSLAMKKTAPIGQNSFPTHGPLFVTLLTVTILLVGGLTFLPTLALGPIAEHLSMGF, encoded by the coding sequence ATGCACAGTTATGACTATTGGCTGATCATCGCCTTCTTCGCCGTGGTACTGGTGCCGGCACCGTTTCTGGGGCGGTTCTATTACAAGGTGATGGAAGGCCAGCGCACGTGGCTGACGCCAGTGCTGGGGCCAGTCGAGAAAGCCTGTTATCGCCTGTCGGGTGTGGACGACCAACAAGAGCAAAGCTGGCAGAAGTACATGCTGGCCTTGCTCGCGTTCAACCTTGCGGGCTTCGTGCTGCTGTTCGCGATCCTGTTGTTTCAGGACTATCTCCCACTCAATCCGCAGAAATTGCCGGGCCAGGAATGGACGCTGGCATTCAACACAGCGGTCAGTTTCATGACCAATACCAACTGGCAGAACTACAGCGGCGAAGCCTCCCTGAGCTACCTCAGTCAGATGGTCGGTCTCACCGTGCAGAACTTCGTCAGTGCCGCCACCGGCCTGGCAGTCCTGGTCGCGCTTTGCCGTGGGATCGGTCGCAAATCCACCGCGACCCTGGGGAATTTCTGGGTCGACATGACCCGCGCCACTCTCTACGGCTTGCTGCCGTTATGCCTGGTGCTGGCGCTGTTTCTGGTATGGCAGGGTGTGCCGCAGACGTTCGCCCATTATGTTGATGCCGTGACCATGCAAGGTGTTGATCAAGTCATCCCGCTGGGCCCGGCAGCCAGTCAGATTGCGATCAAGCAACTGGGCACCAATGGCGGCGGCTTCTTTGGGGTAAACTCGGCGCATCCGTTTGAAGACCCGACGGCGTGGGCCAACCTCTTCGAAGTGGCGTCGATCATTCTCATCCCGGTCGCCCTGGTGTTCACCTTCGGTCATTACGTTAAAGACCTGCGTCAGAGCCGCGCGATTCTGGCGTGCATGCTGGCCTTGTTCCTGATTGGCGGCGCGACGTCGCTGTGGTCCGAGTACCAGCCCAACCCGACCCTGAACAACCCGGCCGTGGAGCAGACCGCGCCGTTGGAAGGCAAGGAGACGCGCTTCGGCACTACGGGCACCGTGCTGTGGTCGGTGACCACCACTGCGGCGTCCAACGGTTCGGTCAACGGCATGCAGGACAGCCTCAACCCGCTGAGTGGCATGGTGGCGCTGGTCAACATGATGGTCGGCGAAGTGATCTTCGGCGGCGTCGGCGCCGGTATGTACGGCATGCTGCTCAACGTGTTGATCGCGGTGTTCCTCGCCGGCCTGATGATCGGCCGTACTCCGGAATACCTGGGCAAGAAGCTTCAGGCCAAGGAAGTGCAATTGCTCGTGGTAACCCTGTTGGTGATGCCGGTGGGTGTGCTCGTGCTGGGTGCCATCGCCGCCAGCCTGCCAGGCCCGGCCGGTGCCATCAGCAACCCTGGTCCCCACGGCTTCAGCCAGTTGCTTTACGCCTACACCTCGGCCAGTGCCAACAACGGTTCGGCGTTCGGCGGTTTCAGCGGCAACACTGCATTTCACAACTTGATGCTCGGGCTGGGCATGTTGATCGGCCGTTTCGGCTACATCCTGCCGGTACTGGCCCTGGCCGGTAGCCTGGCGATGAAGAAGACCGCGCCGATTGGCCAGAACAGTTTCCCGACCCATGGCCCGTTGTTCGTGACGCTGTTGACCGTGACCATTTTGCTGGTGGGTGGCCTGACGTTTCTGCCGACACTGGCGCTTGGCCCGATTGCTGAACACCTGAGCATGGGCTTCTAA
- a CDS encoding DUF2897 family protein, whose translation MPWYAWLIMVVAIGSIVGGLMMLRDSANKVELTDEQRKRVAERNAQADAKDAQDR comes from the coding sequence ATGCCGTGGTATGCGTGGTTGATTATGGTAGTTGCGATCGGGTCGATCGTCGGTGGGTTGATGATGCTGCGTGACAGCGCCAACAAAGTGGAACTCACCGACGAACAACGCAAACGCGTGGCCGAACGTAATGCGCAGGCGGATGCCAAGGATGCGCAGGATCGTTGA
- the kdpF gene encoding K(+)-transporting ATPase subunit F, translated as MSVLDGVSLLLAVALFIYLLVALLRADRN; from the coding sequence ATGAGCGTTCTGGACGGGGTGTCACTGCTATTGGCCGTGGCGCTGTTCATTTATCTGCTGGTTGCGCTGTTACGCGCGGATCGGAACTAG
- the eat gene encoding ethanolamine permease: MNTQLKPTLGTLHLWGIAVGLVISGEYFGWSYGWGVAGTLGFLVTSLMVAAMYTCFIFSFTELTTAIPHAGGPFAYSRRAFGEKGGLIAGLATLIEFVFAPPAIALAIGAYLNVQFPALDPKHAAVGAYIVFMGLNILGVKLAATFELVVCVLAVAELLVFMGVVAPAFSFSNFALNGWAGSDTFGAPAIAGMFAAIPFAIWFFLAIEGAAMAAEEAKDPKRTIPKAYISGILTLVILAMGVMFFAGGVGDWRTLSNINDPLPQAMKTVVGESSGWLHMLVWIGLFGLVASFHGIILGYSRQFFALARAGYLPSFLAKLSRFQTPHRAIIAGGVVGIAAIYSDGLINLGGMTLTAAMITMAVFGAIVMYIMSMLSLFKLRKTEPLLERTFRAPGYPIVPGIALLLAVVCLVAMAWFNTLIGLIFLGFMAVGFIYFQLTAQDRADAPADAMLTGL, from the coding sequence ATGAACACACAACTCAAACCCACCTTGGGCACCCTGCATCTATGGGGCATCGCCGTCGGACTGGTGATTTCCGGCGAATACTTCGGCTGGAGTTATGGCTGGGGCGTAGCCGGCACACTGGGCTTTCTGGTGACCTCGTTGATGGTCGCTGCGATGTACACCTGCTTTATCTTCAGCTTCACTGAACTGACCACCGCGATTCCCCACGCTGGCGGCCCCTTTGCCTACAGTCGCCGCGCCTTCGGCGAAAAAGGCGGCTTGATTGCTGGCCTGGCAACCCTGATCGAATTTGTCTTCGCGCCGCCCGCCATCGCCCTGGCCATCGGCGCCTACCTCAATGTGCAGTTTCCGGCACTGGACCCCAAACACGCCGCCGTGGGCGCCTATATCGTGTTCATGGGCCTGAACATCCTCGGCGTGAAACTCGCCGCCACCTTCGAACTGGTGGTCTGCGTACTCGCCGTCGCCGAACTGCTGGTGTTCATGGGCGTCGTCGCCCCGGCGTTCAGCTTCAGCAACTTCGCCCTGAACGGCTGGGCCGGCTCCGACACCTTCGGCGCCCCGGCGATTGCCGGCATGTTCGCCGCGATCCCTTTTGCCATCTGGTTCTTCCTCGCCATCGAAGGCGCGGCCATGGCCGCCGAAGAAGCGAAAGATCCAAAGCGCACCATTCCGAAAGCCTACATCAGCGGCATCCTCACCTTGGTAATCCTGGCCATGGGCGTGATGTTCTTCGCGGGCGGTGTGGGCGACTGGCGCACTTTGTCAAACATCAACGACCCGCTGCCCCAGGCGATGAAAACTGTGGTGGGCGAAAGCTCCGGCTGGTTGCACATGCTGGTATGGATCGGCTTGTTCGGCCTGGTGGCGAGTTTCCACGGCATCATTCTCGGCTACTCGCGCCAGTTCTTCGCCCTGGCCCGGGCCGGTTACCTGCCTTCCTTCCTGGCCAAGCTGTCGCGGTTCCAGACACCCCACCGCGCCATCATCGCCGGCGGCGTGGTCGGCATTGCGGCCATCTACAGCGACGGCCTGATCAACCTGGGCGGCATGACCTTGACCGCCGCGATGATCACCATGGCGGTGTTCGGCGCCATCGTCATGTACATCATGAGCATGCTCAGCCTGTTCAAACTGCGCAAAACCGAACCCCTGCTGGAACGCACCTTTCGCGCCCCCGGCTACCCCATCGTGCCGGGCATCGCGCTGTTACTGGCCGTGGTGTGCCTGGTGGCGATGGCCTGGTTCAATACGCTGATCGGGCTGATCTTCCTTGGCTTCATGGCCGTGGGCTTCATCTACTTCCAACTGACCGCCCAGGATCGCGCCGATGCCCCGGCCGACGCGATGTTGACCGGGCTATAG